In the Bacillota bacterium genome, one interval contains:
- a CDS encoding CocE/NonD family hydrolase, whose protein sequence is MPDLPQTIRSGELKLEGVIQMPPAGVEKAPAVVLCHPHPLYGGNLQNNVVVAVSQTLVKRGFITLRFNFRGVGLSEGEFDDGRGEKDDLWAAVETVAGLPEVDRNYLGVMGYSFGGMVALAAAKNIDLIRAVAAVSPVLTADLLNGFNKPSYFICGTMDHVVQTELLIGEAEKMTPPGEVEIVQGVDHFWFGREDIMAKKVASFFERTL, encoded by the coding sequence ATGCCCGATTTACCCCAGACTATCCGGAGTGGTGAACTGAAGCTTGAAGGGGTAATTCAGATGCCGCCTGCCGGCGTAGAAAAGGCGCCGGCAGTTGTTCTCTGCCATCCTCATCCGCTGTACGGGGGGAATTTGCAGAACAATGTGGTGGTGGCGGTGAGCCAGACTCTGGTTAAGCGGGGGTTTATTACCCTGCGGTTTAATTTCAGGGGTGTCGGTTTAAGCGAGGGTGAATTTGATGACGGCCGGGGTGAAAAGGATGACCTGTGGGCTGCGGTGGAAACAGTGGCAGGATTGCCGGAAGTTGACCGGAACTACTTGGGGGTTATGGGTTATTCTTTTGGCGGTATGGTGGCCTTAGCTGCAGCAAAGAATATCGATCTGATCCGGGCTGTTGCTGCTGTATCACCCGTGCTGACCGCGGATTTGTTGAACGGTTTTAATAAACCATCTTATTTTATCTGCGGCACAATGGACCATGTTGTCCAGACTGAACTTTTGATCGGGGAGGCGGAAAAAATGACCCCTCCCGGAGAGGTTGAAATTGTGCAGGGAGTAGATCATTTCTGGTTCGGCCGCGAGGATATAATGGCTAAAAAGGTAGCTTCATTTTTCGAAAGGACTTTATAA
- a CDS encoding PIN domain-containing protein, producing the protein MTAAIDTNILFDILLPDQKHLESSLNLLKKTGRNHSLIISEVVFGELASQFDDRAVLTDLLQSTGINLISSGPDALWEASRAWRDYTDNRTPELRCAGCGSREIITCPKCLETITCRQHIISDFLIGGHAFTLAGTLLTRDRGFYKRYFPHLQVLSSM; encoded by the coding sequence ATGACAGCGGCCATTGATACAAATATACTTTTTGACATTCTGCTGCCCGATCAAAAACACCTGGAAAGCTCCCTGAATCTGCTTAAAAAAACAGGCCGCAACCACAGCCTGATTATATCGGAAGTGGTATTCGGCGAGCTGGCCAGCCAATTTGATGATAGGGCAGTTTTAACTGATTTATTGCAGAGTACCGGTATCAATTTGATTAGTTCCGGACCCGATGCTCTGTGGGAAGCATCGAGGGCTTGGCGGGATTATACAGATAACCGTACGCCTGAACTGCGGTGCGCCGGCTGCGGTAGCCGGGAGATCATCACTTGCCCAAAATGTCTAGAAACAATCACTTGCCGGCAGCATATCATTTCTGATTTTTTAATTGGCGGTCATGCTTTTACCCTTGCCGGTACTCTGCTAACCCGTGATCGGGGTTTTTACAAACGCTATTTTCCCCACTTGCAGGTTCTATCCTCAATGTAG
- a CDS encoding AbrB/MazE/SpoVT family DNA-binding domain-containing protein, whose protein sequence is MYRVKITAKGQLTVPKQLREALGLAKGDYLLIKETAGEYTIEKEVDINRFDHFVGLLGQSKSSDLIVRELRGE, encoded by the coding sequence TGTATAGGGTTAAAATAACTGCTAAGGGGCAGCTTACTGTTCCCAAACAGCTACGTGAAGCTCTTGGCCTCGCTAAAGGCGATTACCTGTTAATCAAAGAAACAGCCGGAGAATATACTATTGAAAAAGAAGTTGACATCAACAGGTTTGACCACTTTGTAGGCTTACTGGGACAGTCAAAAAGCAGTGATTTAATTGTAAGGGAATTGCGCGGAGAATGA